ttgtgacTTTTTTTATCCGTTGGAATAAAAGACATTTATCAGGAGGTTTACAACACATATCTTACTCAACCacctataaattattttaaaacatgtgTGAAAAACAAATGTGACATTTAATTGAATAATCTTCACGATAAAGTTGACATTAAATAGAAAATAGgaaataaatagatgaaaaaacaattaaagtAAATGAGTAAATGAATAACTACATCCTAAAAAGAAACTAGTGCTTGGCTTCTTGGCAGCATGAAAGATGAAGTTTGAGAAAATGAAGTGTGGAAGGAGAAAGACAAGAAAGGGGTATGCATAGAGGTTGGGCCTATGGAGGCCCAAATATTGTTTTACCCACATCGTTTtttgaaaactgatgttgttaatacaatgttaacatcatttttttataaaaataaatcaatattgttagtaattagttaacatcggtttttgaaaattgatttgtAAAATGAGTagataacatcgatttttaaataaaattgatgttagttattttttttaatatttttaaacctcTGGTGCTGACTCACTTTTAAACCGTCTCATCCTCTCGAACCTTCACTATTTCGTTGTTGCCACTCTCGTATTCATAGCACTCGCTTAATACTCAGAAAAATAgaaatcactactagaaaaatgttattttatgacACGCGTTCTACTACGGTTCTTTTAGAACCGCCTTAGAAAACGAatcggtggcatttttgtaattatcgtACTAAAAAAGCCTTGTGTgatgcacattctaagacggttattgaaaaccgccttagaatgtgtgATGGTCATAAGACTTGAGACGGATTTTATTAAAGCACCATCGTTATCTCTTGGTCTTATCCACATGCTGTGGTGTTCCTTTGCATTTAAAAGCGCCGAAAGAAACCTAACAACGAGCAGCAGCaacgattaaaaaaaatgattaatttagctgataatatattttattgatgcATATATACAATAATCGAAAGCAAATGAAGCACAAagacatataatatattttattgatgaGACAAAGATGCACGTAGGCATTAACAGAGCACAAATATGCATGCCATGCATTGTTTTTTCAAATGCACGCACAACATATATAGATATAGGCAGAAGGAACACACACATAGAATTAATAGATATAGCATGGGTCTTATTCCATAGATAGAACTTAATAATTATGGATCTTCAATTAAGGATATTTTCCAGCATCGGAGACGGCCAAAGACAGGAGTTTAGGGATCCACGTTGGGGGAATGAAGGCATAGGTGTCACTAATAACCTTGACAGATGCACCCTTAACCCTAGGCCAAGAATGCACTAGGCGATTGAGAGCAAGAAAGAAGAGGGGTGGTGAAACTTTATTCCAATCCTCCTTAATGGCGCTGTAGCCAAGCAAGATCTTAGAGTCATAATAATCATACTCTCCCACTATCTTCTCAACCTGGCGCACCAAGCTTTCAACTGGTCTGTTAGGATCTAGAGGTTCGAAATCAACGAAGCACTGAAACACAACAGTTCCAATCCAAGAATTATCAATAGATCGGTACAAGGGCAAGTAGAAAGTCTCATTGGTGGCAGCATCTGGAGCTAAGGAAGCCACAAACCCAGTGGTGCATAGAGCTTCCCTTAGGCCCTTTATGAGACCCTTAATGCAGTTAACAAACAATGTTTGGTTGCACTGGATTGTGGTGTAGTTAACATCGATTCCATCGATGTGGTACTCGTTGATGATGTGGTGGAGTGTGGTTGTGGCATTGAGAACCCAATCATCGGCACCACCAGCAGCAACTTTGAAGGGGTCATCTCCTCCGATGCTGACAAATACTTTGACTGGCAGACCCGAGGCATCACAATTTAGCTTGAACTGCTCGATAAGTTGGGGAGTGACATTGTCTGTGTCCCACTTAGGTTCGAACTTTCCTTTACCAGATTCTCCGGCATATGCCAGACACAGTTGGTACTCGGTAACATCAGTAAAGATGTCACACCTTGACATAAAGGAAGCATCATGGTGGTATTCACGGATCACTTTATTGTTGGAGTCGCAGGTTTCGgccattatattttatatgggCTGTTGCTACTGCTTTTCTTTTGTGGCTTTGGTTGGTGTGATTATATCGGACACCACTCCTTCCTCTTATATAGATGATTggatcaaatttttaaatatctgTTAAATCATACTACAATATTTCtagttaattattgttttatgcGTCTGAACATGTAACTAACCTTCTTTggataaacattttaattaatccaAGTCTTCTTAATTAAATCATCTTATTCAGGTCTTACTATATTAAATACATGGGATCCACAAGTTATGGATCCATGTTTATGAACAAACAACTTTTATATACATGGGATCCAAAGTGACATATATGCCTTTGTTTTCACATTGCGCAAACAAAGTGACGTATGCCTTTGTTGcatacttaaataaaatgcatgGAGACAATTGGTGCAATTATTTCTAGAGGTACCAGGCAAATTGGACAGCACATAGGTTGGtcatctttaatttttctttggcgGACTTTTACCACACCTTCCCTCACACTCAACCCTACAAAACCGGTTTGTAAGGTGAGGATTACTCCCCACTTATAAAGTTTACATCGACACTGTCTTTGTGAGATTTCACCACATACTTTactctaaattttatttccaaCCTTTAGCTAGCTGttcgattttgaaaaatatacaaatacactgttttctttaatttttcttctttctcaatCTACATATGTTTgcattatatattctttttaacttttttttactcttaagaTTTTTTGGTCTAGTttgtctattaaaaaaaaatagatagagaCTCCTATGAATAAGtgctaaaaattaatatatgaaaaaaatattttttaataaatttaaaggaaattgaaatattaaaaaattatgtttaactGGTTTTTTCTAGTGTTAATGGATGAtccattaaatttgaaaatgagaATAGAAAGATTCTTAtctgtttatttcattttttaaatcatgcAATCCTATCCAAgtgattttttgataaaaatatattttttatttttttaatatttgaaaataatgttttaatccctataattttacataaacataTGTTTCTAGTCTCTCCAGCCAACTGATTAAAATcacatcacttttttttttaaatgtagaaattaaaaatatattattttttataattaagaattaaaactagcattgtgaaatattttaagagtgcaaaaatattttttattttttattacaaccgGATAAATTCATTGGATTTTCCATTGATAAACTTGTTGACTTATAGAAACTTGCATTCTTTTCGCCACCTTTTATGCACCATTAaattttttcacttattttgATTAAAGTACCATCAATTATTGACACCCTTACAGAAAcgttttcttttatgaaaaaacaactaaaacatATACCAAATAGTGCGTATCCataacttcaaattttaatttatttttacaaaatcattcacttgcatttttttagttttttttttgtctgctAAGGAAAGATATTGTATTTAAAGAAAGGTGCCAAAGATACCCTGTACATAAATATATGAAGCCAGTAGGACATtgattatgatatatttatatCAGTCAGAGATATAAATATTAGAGAACCAAAAGTCTACCAAAAACACATCTAGAAACTAGAACAAAATATGGCCACAATATCTtgtaaagaagaagaataagaagaactAATATCCAACTGATACACGCGTAGTGGAAACGAATTTATTAGTTGTTCTTTTCATGTGgattaattttacataattaaaagaaCGAAAGTGTTCCTTCTAGcaatttttctctctaaataaattggtaaaaatacatttagttttaaataaatcaatatcttaaactttttaaactaaataataaacaattaacactttattttttttcaaatagatGATTTTTTTACCAACTACGTGGTCATGTAAATCTATATATCAATTAGgtgatttttttctcaaaatttcaaaaagaaatctcaaaatgatttttttcgttttttccacttaattatatttcttataacataaataatgaaaaataaaatctataaattaaataaagattatataaggttaattttataaattctcattcttttttgtctatttattaatttttgtgtttgtaaaataactttaagacgataatttttttagtgtgaAAAGAGTAacaatgttttttgtttactaagagaataaaaaattagttatgcaaacaaattgaatttcttttgtttcactAAATTAATATGTGAAGCAACATGTATCataaaatagtaatttgcaagtcttcattataataatattacattaattaatttttttttatgttttttcaaaaattaaaacgcTTACctgtttatattataatttctatatttatatattaacaaaaaataatgtctagatattttttacatttgtattttttatagttgacatttttttttcttgaacataATATTAATACGAAGTAACTTATCTCAAAAGTAATGACTAGTATTCTTAGAAATTATGAGTAACACACGTTAGATAATTATTTCCCGACATAGTttataattcacatatatttatatataagctTGTACATTCTGCGAAATACTTGCTAGTTTACATAAAACACAAAGTTAATTAGTTCTCATCTCCCATTATAAAACTTTCTACTGAAAGAAGTTTTTTTCATCATAGTcaaaatgttagttttttaaTCATAGTCTATCTCTCTTTATCAGTCTTAGATCTATTTGCATTATAAATCCTTTATTTATTCTTATGACTTTATAGGTCTAGTTTGTTGCATAATAATGGGTATAATTTAGATTTGAGATAAACATAAACATGGGAATGGAGATcacatttcttaatttttttccccaGTTGTTATTGGGTGGTACATAATTAAATTGTGAAAGTGAGAATGATTGAGTAGGAATACACGGAATATGATATGAAGAGTTTAAAGAAATTCTTAATATCAATTTAtccaattatttttaaggacgtTAATATATGGTGGCTTTTCATCTTTTGTTACTAATCACAAAAATAAGAGATATAAAAAAGTATagtattatttatgaaattgagCGAACTCATACAATTTGTAAACACATGGGTTAAAACAAGGGTGAATAACCCCACTAATCacgattattttaattttataatttacatatcTATTATCTACCTATTATCTATtatcttctataaatattttcaaaaaattgatgttgttagtaattagttaacatcagttttttaaaatcaatttgtcAAATAACTTGATAAAtcaatatcttaaaatttttaaactaaataataaacaatta
This region of Glycine max cultivar Williams 82 chromosome 3 unlocalized genomic scaffold, Glycine_max_v4.0 Gm03_scaffold_245, whole genome shotgun sequence genomic DNA includes:
- the LOC100818206 gene encoding ruBisCO-associated protein → MAETCDSNNKVIREYHHDASFMSRCDIFTDVTEYQLCLAYAGESGKGKFEPKWDTDNVTPQLIEQFKLNCDASGLPVKVFVSIGGDDPFKVAAGGADDWVLNATTTLHHIINEYHIDGIDVNYTTIQCNQTLFVNCIKGLIKGLREALCTTGFVASLAPDAATNETFYLPLYRSIDNSWIGTVVFQCFVDFEPLDPNRPVESLVRQVEKIVGEYDYYDSKILLGYSAIKEDWNKVSPPLFFLALNRLVHSWPRVKGASVKVISDTYAFIPPTWIPKLLSLAVSDAGKYP